The genomic segment CGGTCTGATGTCCGCCGGCTTCGACCAGATCTTTAACTTGGCGAATGCGGCAACGCAGAATGTATCTCAAGTGCTGGACGTGTACATTTACCGGATTACGTTTCAATCTTCGACGGACTTTTCGTTCTCGACGGCTGTCAGCTTGTTCCGATCGCTCGTGAATATGGTTCTGCTGCTGGCTGCTGACCGGATAGCTAAATGGATGGGTGGAGACGGTTTATTCCGATAGGAAGGGAGTGTTAATAGATGAGTACCACAGCAGTAAAAAAACAGCGTAAATACCGCGTAGGTAAAATGACTGTCCTGGATTATATCCTGATGGTTGTGCTGATTATTTTATCCTTAATGATTCTGATTCCGTTCTGGAACGTTATTATGATTTCATTTTCCTCGCAAAAGGAATACGCAGATAATCCAATGATGCTGTTTCCGAAACATCCGACACTCGATGCATACAAAGCACTGTTTCAGGATGGAAGGATTCTTACAGGCTTTTGGAATACGATCAAGGTTCTGGTCGTTGGACTGCCGCTCAGCTTGTTCCTGACCAGTACGATGGCTTATGGTCTGAGCCGCAACAAATTTCCGGGCAAAAAGCTCATCTTTTTCCTGGTTTTGTTCACGATGATATTCAACGGCGGTATCGTACCGCTCTACTTGGTTATGAAGTCGCTGCATTTGACCGGCTCACTGTGGTCCGTCATTTTGGTAGGCAGCTTCAGTGCTTTTAATATGATTCTGATGATGAATTACTTCCAGGGTCTGCCGGAATCGCTAATGGAATCCGCAAGACTGGACGGGGCTGGGGAATGGAAAATTCTCTTCTCCATCGTTCTTCCGCTGGCTGCGCCGATCATGGCTACAATAACGCTGTTCTACGGCGTTGCGTTCTGGAATGGATGGTATGATGCCATGATATTCCTCCGAAAGGCGGAAATGCTGCCGCTGCAAAACGTGCTGAGGACGATCATTGTCGAATCATCAACCAACGTGTCCAACGCATCGAGTGTGGATGCAATCGGTAAGACAGGCTTCTCGACGGGAATGAAAATGGCTTCGGTCTTCGTTTCGATGATACCGATCATGTGTTTCTTCCCAATGCTGCAAAAGCACTTCGCTAAAGGGGTGTTAACAGGGGCTATCAAGACCTGATTCACTATATAAAATGAGCTAGAGGTTTAATGAGGTTTAACTTGCTTCTCCTTGATTTCATGATTTATTCAGGAGAAGTGCTTCCTTCTTTCTTTAGTTCAATTTATGTAATAGATTTTTGCCAAAAAATCTTAACAACATGGGGGTAAAACATGAAAACGAACAGAAAGATGCCTTTAAAACCGCTTTTGGCTATCGCAATGTCATTAGTTTTGATGACGGCAACTGCATGTTCCAAGCAGGACGCATCTGGTGGCAATGAGAAAGACGCAGACGGGAAATACAAGGACAAACTCAAAATTTCCGTCGCGCAAACGACCGAGGTGAAGGACGGTCAATTAAACAACGAGTTCCACAAGTTCTGGATGGACAAATTCAACGTCGAATGGGACTACAACTATATCCAGTGGGATTCCTGGGCTGAGAAGCTTCGCCTGTGGGTCAACTCCGGCGATCTGCCGGACGTAGCGAGCTGGAACTATGTGCATGGCGATTTCATGAACTACGTGGACCAAGGACTCTTGTATAAATTCCCGGATGACTGGAAGGAACGCTGGCCGAACATCGCCGCAGCTTACAAGCTGACTGGCCTCGGGGACAAGCTGGAAGAACTGACGGGCGGCACCTATATCTTGCCGAAACCGGTGTATTACCAGAACAAACCTGCAGATCCGCTGGTCAACCAAATCGGCGTTATCGCACTGCGCAAAGACTGGGCGAAAGCGGTTGGATTTGAGCTCAAGGATGAATACACCACAAGCGAATTGATGAAATACGCTGAGCTGATCAAAGAAAAAGACCCTGGTAAGCTCGGTTCGAAGCTCATTCCGATCTCTTATAACGCGGATGATGCTCTGACAAATATCATCATGGCTAATAGTGAGCACTCCCGTGTGGAATCTGCATTCTACAAAGGTGAGGACGGCAAATTCCACTGGGGTCCTGCAGACCCTGAGACCCTTACCGGTCTGAAATTGATGCAAAAGGCTTACAAAGAAGGTCTCTTGAATCCTGAATTCTATACATGGAAAAACAATGAAGGCGGCGACAACTTCAAAGTTAAAGGCGTAGCCGGAATCACCAGTCTTGGCGGTCTGGCATCGTACAGACAAGACATGGATAAAGCGATGAAGAAGAATCTGAATGTAAACAGCGATGACCTCGTTCATACAGCTATTGTTGTAGGCGACGATGGTAAATACCGCAACCTGGAGCAGCCGAACTTCTGGTCTTCTCTGATCTTCTCGCCGAACATCAGCAAAGAGAAATTCGAACGGATCATGGATCTGATCGAGTACTCGACAGGCGAAGAGGGACAATTGCTGCTGAATATGGGCTTTGAAGGCAAGGACTGGAAATATGATGATAAAAAAGAGCTTGTAAGTCTGCTGCCGGAAGGAACATCTCTGGAAGATAAATATCCATCGCGTTTTGAAGGACTTTACGTCCTCGGAGACGATTTCAGTATCGTCAACCCGGCCATTAAGAAAGAATACCGTGATACTGCAGTGAAGCATTTCCAAGATAAAGCGAAGCTTGGAAGTGAAGGCGGCAAACTTGCTGAGTATGATTGGGATGTCCAATTGTACGATTCCAAAGCCAAAAGCCAGGCATCATTTGAATACCAAAATGAATATGCCAACCTGATTCTGCAAAGCGGGGATCTGGAAGCTAATTGGAAGAAATGGGTACAAAGCAAACAATCGCTTGTTCAGCCGGTTCTGGATGAACTGAACAATCAGAAAAAGTAGGAATACCGCTTCAAAGTGAGTTGGTCTGAGGCCTCTGCCCGCAGTCCGAGTCTGTGGAACCCGGTGTGCAGAATGGTTTATTGCAGCCGGGTTCTTCTCTTCCAGGGTGGTTCCGGGATGCCTCTCTTAGGGGATGCATCTCCTGAACCATAAAGGAAGGGAATCTGAATGCTCTTCTGAATGAGGAATTTGCACAAACGATGAAAGCAGGAGACCTTCTGCCTTTCCCGTATACATTGGACATCGGGGTTTGTGCAAGCTCCTGAGAAAGGAGAAAGAATCTAAGAGACTGCCTGATGAAAACTCTATGATTCTATAATGAAGGTTTTTTTCGGCATATGAGCCGCTTAACTGCAACTTAAAAATAGCAACCGGTTCAATTAATTTTAAGCAGGTAGTGGAGGGGAACTGTATGGATATTCAGCAATTACAAGGCCTTGTAAAACAAATGACACTTGAAGAAAAGATTGCCCAATTGCTGCAGCTTACCGCCCATTTTCATGAAGGCACGGACAACGAAGGACAAGTGACGGGCCCGATGGAAGAAATGGGAATTACCGAATCGATGGTAACAGCCAGCGGTTCCGTACTCGGTCTTTCGGGTGCGCAGGCCATTATAGATGTACAAAATTCATATCTAAGCAAAAGCCGTCTAGGCATTCCGCTCCTGTTCATGGCTGATGTGGTGCATGGATTCAAGACTATTTTTCCAATTCCGCTGGCAATTGGCTGCTCCTGGGATACGGAACTGGCCGAGAAAAGCGCGGAAATCGCCGCAAGAGAATCTGCCGTATCGGGTATTCATGTAACGTTCGCACCCATGGTGGATCTGGTTCGTGATCCGCGCTGGGGAAGAGTCATGGAAACAACAGGAGAAGATCCATATCTGAACAGCCTGTTTGCACGGGCATTCGTCCGCGGCTATCAGGGAGATAATCTGAAGGAGGATCCTGACCGCCTTGCAGCTTGCGTGAAGCATTTTGCGGCGTATGGTGCTCCGGAAGGCGGACGCGATTACAATACGGTTAATATGTCTGAACGGAATTTGCGCGAATCTTATTTGCCGGCCTATAAAGCAGCGCTCGATGAAGGCTGTGAAATGGTCATGACATCCTTTAATACGGTTGACGGTATTCCGGC from the Paenibacillus sp. J23TS9 genome contains:
- a CDS encoding carbohydrate ABC transporter permease — encoded protein: MSTTAVKKQRKYRVGKMTVLDYILMVVLIILSLMILIPFWNVIMISFSSQKEYADNPMMLFPKHPTLDAYKALFQDGRILTGFWNTIKVLVVGLPLSLFLTSTMAYGLSRNKFPGKKLIFFLVLFTMIFNGGIVPLYLVMKSLHLTGSLWSVILVGSFSAFNMILMMNYFQGLPESLMESARLDGAGEWKILFSIVLPLAAPIMATITLFYGVAFWNGWYDAMIFLRKAEMLPLQNVLRTIIVESSTNVSNASSVDAIGKTGFSTGMKMASVFVSMIPIMCFFPMLQKHFAKGVLTGAIKT
- a CDS encoding extracellular solute-binding protein — its product is MKTNRKMPLKPLLAIAMSLVLMTATACSKQDASGGNEKDADGKYKDKLKISVAQTTEVKDGQLNNEFHKFWMDKFNVEWDYNYIQWDSWAEKLRLWVNSGDLPDVASWNYVHGDFMNYVDQGLLYKFPDDWKERWPNIAAAYKLTGLGDKLEELTGGTYILPKPVYYQNKPADPLVNQIGVIALRKDWAKAVGFELKDEYTTSELMKYAELIKEKDPGKLGSKLIPISYNADDALTNIIMANSEHSRVESAFYKGEDGKFHWGPADPETLTGLKLMQKAYKEGLLNPEFYTWKNNEGGDNFKVKGVAGITSLGGLASYRQDMDKAMKKNLNVNSDDLVHTAIVVGDDGKYRNLEQPNFWSSLIFSPNISKEKFERIMDLIEYSTGEEGQLLLNMGFEGKDWKYDDKKELVSLLPEGTSLEDKYPSRFEGLYVLGDDFSIVNPAIKKEYRDTAVKHFQDKAKLGSEGGKLAEYDWDVQLYDSKAKSQASFEYQNEYANLILQSGDLEANWKKWVQSKQSLVQPVLDELNNQKK